One Parachlamydia sp. AcF125 DNA segment encodes these proteins:
- a CDS encoding F-box protein, producing MSFLIANNQDEFRHKLAEIKSISDVPNLYLTTKLTSSTKLKMPLKVAKVVCKLAEKNQIFLTSGDKDTLVNIVKRIESKAPSAKGREKAFVAIIEKIKSLNLPQVISDLPSIGDINSWANPNGAVKQKRMLTPDDNNPPPKRRKKYPSLCLDTSLGLEVLPQEMFEHILSALEGEDYKNCSEVNKKWHATIIQVAKRKEASLLHKLIQCAVDHCISQQNLPFRRELLYDSTTFWQKTCTDLKNLRTNRNFLALATLSQLKISIFVEKIKFLLILHSLDKEACEALKEQAQVLKLPWLFKDIFATKISYAPYIWDSLEKLIKKNLLDKALEMGHTLSNKHLKVEFFAKISILLAESGQFDKALEIGGAIPNGERKEEAFSAISILLAEAGQFKKALKTGRTICDADEKNKAFAVISILLAESGQFDKALEIGGAIPNGERKEEAFSAISILLAEAGQFKKALKTGRTICDADEKNKAFAAISILLAKAGQLEKALEIGNAIPKGWRKGETFSAISIFLAEAGQFKKAIKIGRAIFDADEKNKAFAAISILLAKASQFEKALKIVHAITKECEKEKVLAKISILLAKAGQFEKGLEIANAILDTCYHSKAVSAISILLAEAGQFDKALEMGGAIPIGWRKEEAFSAISIFLAEAGQFKKALKTGRTICDADEKNKAFAAISILLAKASQFEKALKIGHAITEECEKEKALAKISILLAKAGQFKKGLEIANAILDTFYHSKAVSTISSMLAR from the coding sequence ATGTCGTTTTTAATTGCCAATAATCAGGATGAGTTTCGCCACAAATTAGCAGAGATTAAATCCATTAGCGATGTCCCTAACCTTTATTTAACGACTAAGCTAACCAGCAGCACAAAGCTGAAAATGCCTTTGAAAGTGGCAAAAGTCGTTTGCAAGCTTGCTGAAAAAAACCAAATATTCCTAACAAGTGGGGATAAAGACACGTTAGTTAATATAGTAAAAAGGATTGAGAGCAAAGCGCCATCTGCCAAGGGCAGAGAGAAAGCGTTTGTTGCCATCATTGAAAAAATAAAATCCTTAAATCTCCCCCAGGTTATTTCTGATCTTCCCTCCATTGGAGATATAAACAGTTGGGCTAACCCAAATGGCGCTGTCAAGCAAAAGCGCATGCTTACTCCAGATGATAACAATCCTCCCCCTAAAAGGAGGAAAAAATACCCCTCTTTGTGCCTAGATACATCTCTTGGGCTAGAAGTTCTGCCTCAGGAAATGTTTGAACATATATTAAGTGCTCTAGAAGGGGAAGATTATAAAAATTGCTCAGAAGTCAATAAAAAATGGCATGCAACGATCATACAGGTCGCAAAAAGAAAAGAGGCTTCCCTCCTTCACAAACTTATCCAATGTGCAGTCGATCATTGCATTTCTCAACAAAACCTCCCTTTTCGTAGAGAGCTACTCTATGATTCCACCACTTTTTGGCAGAAAACATGCACCGATTTAAAAAATTTAAGAACTAATCGCAACTTCTTAGCACTTGCCACTCTTTCCCAACTAAAAATCTCCATTTTTGTTGAGAAAATTAAATTTTTGCTTATCTTACATTCTCTTGATAAAGAAGCTTGTGAAGCTTTAAAAGAACAAGCCCAAGTCCTAAAATTGCCTTGGCTTTTTAAAGATATCTTTGCCACTAAAATAAGTTACGCCCCTTATATTTGGGACAGTCTGGAAAAACTTATCAAAAAAAATCTGCTTGATAAAGCGCTAGAAATGGGACATACCCTTTCTAATAAACACCTTAAAGTTGAATTTTTTGCCAAGATTTCTATCCTTTTAGCTGAATCTGGTCAATTCGATAAAGCCTTAGAGATTGGAGGGGCCATTCCTAATGGAGAGAGAAAAGAGGAAGCTTTTTCTGCAATTTCTATCCTTTTAGCTGAAGCTGGACAATTTAAGAAAGCTCTAAAAACTGGGCGTACAATTTGTGATGCAGATGAAAAAAATAAAGCTTTTGCTGTGATTTCTATCCTTTTAGCTGAATCTGGTCAATTCGATAAAGCCTTAGAGATTGGAGGGGCCATTCCTAATGGAGAGAGAAAAGAGGAAGCTTTTTCTGCAATTTCTATCCTTTTAGCTGAAGCTGGACAATTTAAGAAAGCTCTAAAAACTGGGCGTACAATTTGTGATGCAGATGAAAAAAATAAAGCTTTTGCTGCGATTTCTATCCTCTTAGCCAAAGCTGGCCAATTGGAGAAAGCCTTAGAGATTGGAAATGCAATTCCTAAGGGATGGAGAAAAGGAGAAACTTTTTCTGCAATTTCTATTTTTTTAGCTGAAGCTGGCCAATTTAAGAAAGCCATAAAAATTGGGCGGGCAATTTTTGATGCAGATGAAAAAAATAAAGCTTTTGCTGCAATTTCTATTCTCTTAGCCAAAGCTAGCCAATTTGAAAAAGCTTTGAAAATAGTACATGCAATTACTAAGGAATGCGAAAAAGAAAAAGTCCTCGCCAAGATTTCTATCCTCTTAGCTAAAGCGGGCCAATTTGAGAAAGGATTGGAAATTGCAAATGCAATTCTAGACACATGCTACCACTCTAAGGCTGTTTCAGCGATTTCTATCCTTTTAGCTGAAGCTGGCCAATTCGACAAAGCCTTAGAGATGGGAGGGGCTATTCCTATTGGATGGAGAAAAGAGGAAGCTTTTTCTGCAATTTCTATCTTTTTAGCTGAAGCTGGCCAATTTAAGAAAGCTCTAAAAACTGGGCGTACAATTTGTGATGCAGATGAAAAAAATAAAGCTTTTGCTGCGATTTCTATCCTCTTAGCTAAAGCTAGCCAATTTGAAAAAGCTTTGAAAATAGGACATGCAATTACTGAGGAATGCGAAAAAGAAAAAGCCCTCGCCAAGATTTCTATCCTCTTAGCTAAAGCGGGCCAATTTAAGAAAGGATTGGAAATTGCAAATGCAATTCTAGACACATTCTACCACTCTAAGGCTGTTTCAACGATTTCTAGCATGCTAGCTAGATAA
- a CDS encoding Bax inhibitor-1/YccA family protein, which translates to MRSSNPALLGNTFQSERYYSLEEKMTVSGVVNKTAILLSCVLLTAGWTWIKFYQTGNVQVIYPWMMAGVVGGLILAVVTAFKKEWAPVTSIGYALLEGLFIGGISSVFEKQFPGVVIQATALTFGTLFSMLVAYRSGFIQATDNFRLGVAAATGGIAIVYFATMLLSLFGVSVPYIYGGGIVGILFSLFVVAIAALNFIIDFDFIEQGAQQGAPKYMEWYGGFALMVTLIWLYVEFLRLLSKLRER; encoded by the coding sequence ATGCGTTCATCAAATCCTGCTTTACTAGGCAATACTTTCCAAAGCGAAAGGTATTATTCTCTTGAGGAAAAAATGACCGTGTCTGGGGTCGTCAATAAAACCGCTATCCTTTTATCCTGCGTCCTTTTAACCGCTGGCTGGACATGGATCAAGTTTTATCAAACAGGCAATGTTCAAGTTATCTATCCTTGGATGATGGCTGGCGTGGTTGGGGGATTAATTTTGGCTGTTGTAACTGCATTTAAAAAAGAATGGGCTCCTGTCACCTCGATTGGATATGCTCTCCTCGAGGGGCTTTTTATCGGCGGCATTTCCTCTGTTTTTGAAAAACAATTTCCAGGCGTCGTGATCCAAGCTACCGCTTTAACATTTGGAACCCTTTTTTCCATGCTAGTGGCCTATCGGTCTGGCTTTATTCAAGCCACAGACAATTTTAGGCTGGGAGTGGCAGCTGCAACAGGCGGGATTGCGATCGTCTACTTCGCAACAATGCTCTTATCCCTATTTGGCGTGAGCGTTCCCTACATTTATGGAGGGGGAATTGTGGGGATTTTGTTTAGTTTGTTCGTGGTTGCCATCGCAGCTTTGAACTTTATCATTGACTTTGACTTTATCGAACAAGGTGCGCAACAAGGGGCCCCCAAATACATGGAATGGTATGGCGGATTTGCCCTCATGGTGACATTAATTTGGCTATATGTGGAATTTTTACGCCTGTTATCCAAATTAAGAGAGCGCTAA
- a CDS encoding F-box protein, whose product MSFLISNNLDEFRNKLAEIKSISDTSNLYLTTKLTSSTKLRMPLKVARVVYELAEKNQIFLTSGDKDTFVNIVKRIESKAHYAQGKEKEEEFAAIIEKIKSLNLPQVISGLPSVEDTNSWANPNGAAKQKRMLTSDDNPPGENSLKRRKKNLSLCLSPSLGLEDLPQEIFEHILSTLEGEDYKNCSAVNRKWHATIIQTAKRKEAFLFCQLIQCAVDHCVYQQRLPPRRELFYDSNAFWQKTCTDLKNLRANLNFLPLATLTQIKISIFVEKIKFLSILRSFDKEAREALKEQAQVLKLPWLFKDIFSTKIDYRHYIRDNLRKLIEKNLLEKALEIGNTLSNKYYKAEFLAKVSIFLAKASKFEKALEIGHTIVEGYEKEKVLSKISILLAKTGHFKKALEIAEAIPDGGRKEEAFSVISTLLAEAGQFKEAIKIGHNIFYEDEKNKAFSAISILLAKAGHFKKAIKIGGEICDEEEEDKVFSVISILLAEAGHLEKASEIGLKIINRDKKGEVLQQISIRLAKAGQFKKAVEMGGIILDQHHKDKALSKVAILLAKAGHFEEAAEIGLTISNRFGKDKVHTKISIRLAEAGQLEKAVEMASACCREYARKGALLKISTNLAKTGQLEKGLEIAHASLDGFYHGVAVSEISLMLAKAGQFEKALENVNVITETVYKDMALIKISVKLIEDGQFERALKIIDMISNQEEKETALSTIAFTLVKISQVEKALETIHHSLAENLKDSFFAHLSDALTQAGQFEKAAKISNIIFNQEEKETALFNISRAAAQAGQEERALEIANTISNQQQKDRALSSISESLAKMGQFEEAVKTSKIIFHEEEKKRILFEICTAAAKAGQREKALEIANTISDKKEKDRVLSSISKSLAEIGQFEEALKIINSINDSILKELALIPIGGILAKAGHLEKGLEIANKLWFDFFKSEAFSRIARALADTSQFEKALEIAYAITTPFFKNHALSHISKGLAQIGEVEKAAEIARDITDKETEELP is encoded by the coding sequence ATGTCTTTCTTGATTTCCAATAATCTGGATGAATTTCGCAACAAATTAGCAGAGATTAAATCCATTAGCGATACCTCCAATCTTTATTTAACGACTAAGCTAACCAGCAGCACAAAACTTAGAATGCCTTTGAAAGTGGCAAGAGTCGTTTACGAGCTTGCTGAAAAAAACCAAATATTCTTAACAAGTGGAGATAAAGACACATTCGTCAACATAGTAAAAAGGATTGAGAGCAAAGCGCACTATGCCCAGGGAAAAGAGAAAGAGGAGGAATTTGCCGCCATCATTGAAAAAATAAAATCCTTAAACCTCCCCCAGGTTATTTCAGGCCTTCCCTCGGTTGAAGATACGAACAGTTGGGCTAACCCAAATGGCGCTGCCAAGCAAAAGCGCATGCTCACCTCAGACGATAATCCGCCAGGTGAAAATTCCCTCAAAAGGAGAAAAAAAAATCTCTCTTTATGCCTAAGTCCATCCCTTGGGCTAGAAGATCTGCCTCAGGAAATATTTGAACATATATTAAGTACTCTAGAAGGGGAAGATTATAAAAATTGCTCAGCAGTCAATAGAAAATGGCATGCAACGATCATACAGACCGCAAAAAGAAAAGAAGCTTTCCTCTTTTGCCAACTTATTCAATGTGCAGTAGATCATTGCGTTTATCAACAACGCCTCCCTCCTCGTAGAGAGCTGTTCTATGACTCCAACGCTTTTTGGCAGAAAACATGCACCGACTTAAAAAATTTAAGAGCTAATCTCAATTTCTTACCACTCGCCACCCTTACCCAAATAAAAATCTCCATTTTTGTTGAGAAAATTAAATTTTTGTCTATCTTACGTTCTTTTGATAAAGAAGCTCGGGAAGCTTTAAAAGAGCAAGCTCAAGTCTTAAAATTGCCTTGGCTTTTTAAGGATATTTTTAGCACTAAAATAGATTACCGCCATTATATTCGGGATAACCTAAGAAAACTTATTGAAAAAAATCTGCTTGAAAAAGCGCTAGAAATTGGGAATACCCTTTCTAATAAGTACTATAAAGCGGAATTTCTCGCCAAGGTTTCTATCTTCTTAGCCAAAGCCAGCAAATTTGAAAAAGCTCTAGAAATAGGTCATACAATTGTTGAAGGATATGAAAAAGAAAAAGTCCTCTCCAAGATCTCTATCCTCTTAGCCAAAACTGGCCACTTTAAGAAAGCCTTAGAGATTGCAGAGGCAATTCCTGATGGGGGGAGAAAAGAGGAAGCTTTTTCTGTAATTTCTACCCTTTTAGCTGAAGCTGGTCAATTTAAGGAAGCCATAAAAATTGGGCATAACATTTTTTATGAAGATGAAAAAAATAAAGCTTTCTCTGCAATTTCTATCCTCTTAGCCAAAGCTGGCCACTTTAAGAAAGCCATAAAAATTGGGGGTGAAATTTGCGATGAAGAGGAAGAAGATAAAGTTTTCTCTGTGATTTCTATCCTTTTAGCTGAAGCGGGACATCTGGAGAAAGCTTCAGAAATTGGGCTCAAGATCATTAACAGAGATAAAAAAGGTGAAGTTCTCCAACAGATTTCTATAAGATTAGCAAAAGCTGGCCAATTCAAGAAAGCTGTAGAAATGGGGGGTATAATTCTTGATCAACATCATAAAGATAAAGCTCTCTCAAAGGTGGCTATTCTCTTAGCAAAAGCCGGCCACTTTGAAGAAGCTGCAGAAATTGGGCTTACAATTTCTAATAGATTTGGCAAAGATAAGGTTCACACCAAGATTTCTATAAGATTAGCAGAAGCTGGCCAACTTGAGAAAGCAGTAGAAATGGCAAGTGCCTGTTGTCGAGAATACGCAAGAAAGGGCGCTCTCTTGAAAATCTCTACAAATTTAGCCAAAACTGGCCAACTCGAGAAGGGATTAGAAATTGCCCATGCGAGTTTAGATGGATTTTACCACGGTGTGGCTGTCTCAGAAATTTCTTTAATGCTAGCTAAAGCAGGCCAATTTGAAAAGGCGCTAGAAAATGTAAATGTCATTACCGAGACTGTTTATAAAGATATGGCTTTGATTAAAATTAGTGTAAAATTGATAGAAGATGGTCAATTTGAGAGAGCGCTAAAAATTATAGATATGATTTCCAATCAAGAAGAAAAAGAGACCGCACTTTCTACAATTGCTTTCACCTTAGTAAAAATTAGCCAAGTTGAGAAGGCCTTAGAAACTATCCATCACTCACTTGCCGAAAATCTTAAAGATAGCTTTTTTGCCCATCTTTCTGATGCCTTAACACAAGCTGGTCAGTTTGAGAAAGCCGCAAAAATTTCAAACATAATTTTCAATCAAGAAGAAAAAGAAACCGCTCTTTTTAATATTTCTAGAGCAGCTGCGCAAGCTGGCCAAGAGGAAAGAGCGTTAGAAATTGCAAATACTATTTCTAATCAACAGCAAAAAGATAGGGCTCTCTCATCCATTTCTGAATCCCTGGCAAAAATGGGCCAATTTGAGGAGGCTGTAAAAACTTCAAAAATAATTTTCCATGAAGAAGAAAAAAAGAGGATTCTTTTTGAGATTTGTACAGCTGCTGCAAAAGCTGGCCAAAGAGAAAAAGCGCTAGAAATCGCCAACACTATTTCTGATAAAAAGGAAAAAGATAGAGTCCTCTCATCCATTTCTAAATCTCTAGCAGAAATAGGCCAATTTGAGGAAGCGTTAAAAATTATAAATAGTATAAATGACAGTATTCTTAAAGAGTTGGCTCTCATTCCTATTGGAGGAATATTGGCAAAAGCTGGCCACCTTGAGAAAGGGTTAGAAATCGCAAATAAACTCTGGTTCGATTTTTTTAAGTCTGAGGCCTTTTCAAGAATTGCTAGAGCATTAGCAGATACTAGCCAATTTGAGAAAGCCCTAGAAATTGCCTATGCCATAACCACTCCCTTTTTTAAAAACCACGCTCTCTCCCACATTTCTAAAGGTTTAGCTCAAATTGGAGAGGTTGAAAAAGCAGCAGAAATTGCAAGGGACATAACTGATAAAGAAACTGAAGAACTTCCCTAA
- a CDS encoding penicillin-binding transpeptidase domain-containing protein, whose product MSKNRESRRFYRPSIQHLDIPAKANRVLNVILVALLLVIIRVWHLAVIQYEDRLESASKPQKKVVLEASKRGTIRDRFNIPLAVNKIQYDAAIVYSELQQIPSVTTAYGPEGKRIKVFKRKQYIENLSQLLGNELQLDPNWIEDTIYSKAAFQYHVPFVIKRELTEQEYYRLKGLENEWLGIHVMCVPRRHYPQGKVAADIIGYMGAISREKYEGILAKISELKEFLQKEESGEDPFLPEGYDSSQQVRQALVELEEHAYTINDWVGKTGIESQFEADLRGYHGKKFYHSDARGNFLKELPGSTEPLSGRRFLLTISSELQNYAEQLLAQNEQIRKVRVTKEDSVNLTTREPWIKGGSIVAMDPNTGEILAMATYPRFDPNDFISSSHKEIGRKKRANVLRWLENEAYIADIWNRRRPFERELYDKKKEEFYEEEVMMEWEQFLSMILPPENPIRESLQKIKNVKLAVEFLKQVEALTQLCEDSRLPAIFNHLYKEEGHILLGKALSAMEREALLRKMRENQEPLAELKHKLSPYFENLPTNYDKVLLVDLCRLAIQENAFFEELLEAVGDQTLVFYCDAAAAQVGLMENIRTLSKELFHRVDFAEWRKQNQQSFLKQKRLEEKQAKQYARPYLDLLDRHETLLFNAFWSQNKWDLMSVFLTGKCGAVDEQIGIYIEHFNKMRLEVEEGLHTDEKWFLSYSKLQEALEAIPASLIPDYLKTMRGYQDLTRPLFGSYRMLRKSGKQCHLEKDLAAGFYPKYGFGYGRSQAYRQAATQGSIFKLITGYEALRQRFMLLDGQAAYTYQDLNPLTFEDRIFRKGKELFVGITEEGKPLPQHYKGGRLPKSLSSHIGKIDIKRALETSSNPYFCLLAGDIFQDPNDLARAAQDFSYGAPTGIDLPGEIAGNVPKDLASNRTGLYATAIGQHTLIVTPLQTAVMLSSLANGGKILKPKIVRMAAGKKLEVGNLLKPSGDHTRSQIEWFPTIVKKEVFMPATIRKILLEGLQQVNAHLHKNSMPALSKLYQAHPEAMQSFIELKDQIIGKSSTAESVENLDLDFRCGTNIYNHVWFGSISFESKFQGYESNRFVYRDPFGNPELVVVVYLRYGALGKEAAPLGAQMVQKWREIKNRHSGDFLLNPPSTALTQGKTNL is encoded by the coding sequence ATGTCAAAAAATCGTGAATCCCGAAGGTTTTATCGCCCTTCTATACAGCACTTAGATATTCCTGCCAAGGCCAATCGCGTCTTAAACGTGATTTTGGTAGCGCTGTTGCTGGTGATTATCCGTGTTTGGCATTTAGCTGTGATTCAGTACGAAGACCGCTTAGAATCCGCTAGCAAACCTCAAAAAAAAGTGGTGCTAGAGGCCTCTAAAAGAGGGACTATCCGGGACCGCTTTAACATTCCTCTGGCGGTAAATAAGATCCAGTACGATGCGGCCATTGTGTATTCGGAGCTTCAACAAATTCCCTCTGTAACCACAGCTTATGGACCGGAAGGGAAGAGGATTAAAGTTTTCAAAAGAAAACAATACATTGAAAACCTGTCCCAACTTTTGGGAAATGAACTACAGCTGGATCCGAATTGGATTGAAGATACCATTTATTCAAAAGCAGCCTTTCAGTACCACGTCCCTTTTGTGATTAAACGAGAGCTTACGGAGCAAGAATATTATCGCCTTAAAGGCCTAGAGAATGAATGGCTGGGCATCCATGTCATGTGTGTTCCCCGGCGCCATTATCCTCAAGGGAAAGTGGCGGCCGATATTATTGGCTATATGGGAGCAATTAGCCGCGAAAAGTATGAAGGAATTCTAGCTAAAATTTCCGAATTAAAAGAATTTCTTCAAAAAGAGGAATCGGGGGAAGATCCTTTTCTCCCCGAGGGTTATGACTCTTCTCAGCAAGTTAGACAGGCGCTGGTTGAACTGGAAGAACATGCTTATACCATTAACGATTGGGTGGGAAAAACAGGCATTGAATCCCAATTTGAGGCAGATTTAAGAGGTTATCATGGCAAAAAGTTTTACCATTCAGATGCTCGAGGAAATTTTTTAAAAGAACTCCCAGGATCCACAGAACCTTTATCTGGAAGGCGCTTTCTTTTAACAATTTCTTCTGAACTCCAAAATTATGCAGAACAGTTGCTCGCCCAAAATGAACAGATTCGCAAAGTGCGTGTCACAAAGGAGGATTCGGTCAATTTGACCACGCGAGAGCCCTGGATAAAAGGAGGATCGATTGTGGCCATGGATCCCAACACGGGGGAAATTTTAGCTATGGCGACTTATCCCCGCTTCGATCCCAACGATTTCATCTCTTCAAGCCATAAAGAAATCGGCAGGAAAAAACGGGCAAACGTTCTGAGATGGCTTGAAAATGAAGCGTATATCGCGGATATCTGGAATCGACGCCGTCCATTTGAAAGGGAGCTTTACGATAAGAAAAAAGAGGAGTTTTATGAAGAAGAGGTGATGATGGAGTGGGAACAATTCCTCTCGATGATTTTACCTCCCGAGAATCCCATTCGAGAGTCCTTACAAAAGATTAAAAACGTGAAATTAGCGGTCGAATTTTTAAAGCAGGTGGAAGCTCTTACCCAGCTCTGCGAAGATAGCCGTTTGCCCGCCATTTTTAATCATCTGTATAAAGAAGAGGGGCATATCCTTCTCGGCAAAGCTCTATCGGCTATGGAAAGAGAAGCCCTACTTAGAAAAATGCGCGAGAATCAAGAACCCCTTGCGGAGCTGAAGCACAAACTTTCCCCTTATTTTGAAAATCTTCCCACAAATTATGATAAAGTCTTACTGGTGGACCTTTGCCGCTTAGCGATTCAAGAAAACGCTTTTTTCGAGGAGCTTTTAGAAGCGGTTGGGGACCAGACCCTCGTGTTTTATTGCGATGCTGCGGCAGCCCAAGTGGGACTTATGGAAAACATCCGTACCCTTTCTAAAGAGTTATTTCATCGCGTGGATTTTGCCGAATGGAGAAAACAAAACCAACAATCCTTTTTAAAACAAAAACGGCTTGAAGAAAAACAGGCCAAACAATATGCCCGCCCTTACTTAGATTTGCTAGATCGGCACGAAACTTTGCTGTTTAATGCATTTTGGAGCCAAAATAAATGGGACCTTATGTCTGTTTTTTTAACGGGAAAATGTGGAGCGGTGGATGAACAGATTGGGATATATATTGAGCACTTCAACAAAATGCGGCTGGAAGTTGAAGAAGGCTTACATACAGATGAAAAATGGTTTTTATCCTATTCTAAGCTTCAAGAAGCCTTAGAAGCCATTCCTGCTTCATTGATCCCCGATTACTTAAAGACGATGCGCGGCTATCAGGATTTGACGCGCCCTCTCTTTGGGTCTTATCGCATGTTGCGCAAAAGTGGCAAACAATGTCATCTCGAAAAAGATTTAGCTGCAGGCTTTTATCCAAAATATGGATTTGGATATGGGCGCTCTCAAGCTTATCGCCAGGCGGCAACTCAGGGATCCATCTTTAAGCTCATTACCGGCTATGAGGCTTTAAGACAACGTTTCATGCTGCTAGACGGGCAGGCGGCATATACCTATCAAGACTTGAATCCTTTAACATTTGAGGATCGCATTTTCCGAAAAGGGAAAGAACTTTTTGTGGGGATTACTGAAGAAGGAAAACCTCTTCCTCAACATTATAAAGGGGGGCGTTTGCCTAAAAGCCTTTCTTCCCATATTGGCAAGATAGATATCAAAAGAGCTCTAGAAACCTCGAGCAACCCTTATTTTTGTTTGCTTGCCGGGGATATTTTTCAAGATCCGAATGATTTAGCACGCGCTGCTCAAGATTTTTCCTATGGTGCTCCTACGGGAATTGATTTGCCCGGTGAAATTGCAGGCAACGTCCCTAAGGATCTTGCTAGCAATCGTACGGGACTCTATGCCACTGCCATTGGACAACATACGTTGATTGTGACCCCTCTACAGACGGCTGTCATGCTATCTTCTCTGGCTAATGGGGGAAAAATCCTAAAGCCTAAAATTGTACGGATGGCAGCAGGCAAAAAGCTAGAAGTGGGAAATCTATTAAAACCTTCTGGAGACCATACTAGAAGCCAGATAGAATGGTTTCCCACTATTGTTAAAAAAGAGGTTTTTATGCCTGCCACTATTCGAAAAATCCTTTTAGAGGGATTACAGCAAGTCAATGCGCATTTGCATAAAAATAGCATGCCGGCCTTGTCTAAACTTTACCAGGCGCATCCAGAGGCGATGCAAAGCTTTATTGAACTTAAAGACCAAATCATAGGGAAATCCAGCACGGCTGAATCTGTGGAAAACTTGGATTTAGATTTTCGATGCGGGACTAATATTTACAATCATGTGTGGTTTGGGAGTATTTCTTTTGAGTCTAAATTCCAGGGCTATGAATCTAACCGGTTTGTTTATCGCGATCCTTTTGGCAATCCAGAACTAGTGGTCGTGGTGTACTTACGCTATGGGGCTCTAGGAAAAGAAGCCGCTCCTCTTGGTGCTCAAATGGTGCAAAAATGGCGCGAAATAAAAAATCGGCATAGTGGGGATTTTTTATTAAACCCTCCCTCAACTGCTCTCACTCAAGGAAAGACAAATCTCTAA